A single genomic interval of Acidobacteriota bacterium harbors:
- a CDS encoding aminotransferase class I/II-fold pyridoxal phosphate-dependent enzyme: protein MSYKVLLINPKAKEREAEIRELSKRGLNLVGAGCYREAEGLLAADGTLHVVLTEWKLPLDPRGKETLEGPELFEKLQELRWELNLFLYTQHHDCRHFSTGGRINGYFLKSEKDWDDIASKVRAEVYSSKNRAPFFEALVQYARQANDAWHTPGHASGYSVKNSDYARDYFKFFGPNLFQSDVSVSVPALDSLMDPKGVIQEAQELAARAFNARYTFFSTNGTSTSNKVLIQTLLKPGEAILLDRNCHKSVHYGVVISGAEPLYLMPSVNHRYGIFGPVPKQRIYEGMDQALKAGKKLKAIILTNCTYDGLIYDIREIVQEAHRRGIKVIVDEAWFGYANFHREFYPCAMAAGADYATQSTHKTMSAFSQASMIHVKDPDFEKIRDFFQENFNMHTSTSPQYPMIASLDAARKQMAMEGYSLLQRTLELSDALVNSINSLKKFRVLGLEDLLADEVRNDGIRLDKTKLTIDISQSGCTNREIEHLLLSKHNIQIEKTTFNTISVLITIGATYSKVNRLFLALENIERMSGTLKTSESAKVLSEFHLSLSRIRFRPRFAFYCDGEHVPLRDACGRTATAMVTPYPPGIPLLVPGQVITEAIVNALQVYREFGVEIHGVREGMIKVATRAEEDELVRRGYELTDL, encoded by the coding sequence ATGAGCTACAAGGTCCTTCTCATCAACCCCAAGGCCAAGGAACGCGAGGCCGAGATCCGGGAACTGTCCAAGCGGGGGCTCAACCTCGTGGGCGCCGGCTGCTACCGGGAGGCGGAAGGCCTGCTCGCGGCCGACGGGACCCTCCACGTGGTCCTCACCGAGTGGAAACTCCCCCTGGACCCCCGGGGCAAGGAGACCCTGGAGGGGCCGGAGCTCTTCGAGAAGCTGCAGGAGCTGCGGTGGGAGCTGAACCTCTTCCTCTACACCCAGCACCACGACTGCCGGCACTTCAGCACGGGGGGGCGCATCAACGGCTACTTTCTGAAGTCGGAGAAGGACTGGGACGACATCGCCAGCAAGGTCCGCGCCGAGGTCTACTCCAGCAAGAACCGGGCCCCCTTCTTCGAGGCGCTGGTGCAGTACGCCCGGCAGGCCAACGACGCCTGGCACACCCCGGGCCACGCCTCCGGCTACTCGGTGAAGAATTCGGACTACGCCCGGGACTACTTCAAGTTCTTCGGCCCCAACCTGTTCCAGTCCGACGTCTCGGTCTCGGTGCCCGCCCTCGATTCCCTCATGGACCCCAAGGGGGTCATCCAGGAGGCTCAGGAGCTGGCGGCGCGGGCCTTCAACGCCCGCTACACCTTCTTCTCCACCAACGGGACCTCCACCTCCAACAAGGTCCTCATCCAGACCCTCCTCAAGCCGGGCGAGGCCATCCTGCTGGACCGCAACTGCCACAAGTCGGTCCACTACGGCGTGGTGATCTCGGGGGCCGAGCCCCTCTACCTCATGCCCTCCGTCAACCACCGCTACGGGATCTTCGGGCCGGTCCCCAAGCAGCGGATCTACGAGGGGATGGACCAGGCCCTCAAGGCGGGGAAGAAGCTCAAGGCCATCATCCTCACCAACTGCACCTACGACGGGCTGATCTACGACATCCGGGAGATCGTGCAGGAAGCCCACCGGCGCGGCATCAAGGTGATCGTGGACGAGGCCTGGTTCGGCTACGCCAACTTCCACCGCGAGTTCTACCCCTGCGCCATGGCCGCCGGGGCCGACTACGCCACCCAGTCCACCCACAAGACCATGAGCGCCTTCTCCCAGGCGTCCATGATCCACGTGAAGGACCCCGACTTCGAGAAGATCCGGGACTTCTTCCAGGAAAACTTCAACATGCACACGTCCACGTCACCCCAGTACCCCATGATCGCCTCGCTGGACGCGGCGCGCAAGCAGATGGCCATGGAGGGCTATTCGCTGCTGCAGCGGACCCTGGAGCTCTCGGACGCCCTGGTCAACTCCATCAACTCCCTGAAGAAGTTCCGGGTGCTGGGCCTGGAGGACCTTCTCGCCGACGAGGTGCGAAACGACGGCATCCGCCTGGACAAGACCAAGCTCACCATCGACATCTCCCAGTCGGGCTGCACCAACCGGGAGATCGAGCACCTGCTCCTCTCCAAGCACAACATCCAGATCGAGAAGACCACCTTCAACACCATCTCGGTGCTCATCACCATCGGCGCCACCTACTCCAAGGTCAACCGTCTCTTTTTGGCCCTGGAGAACATCGAGCGGATGTCCGGCACCCTCAAGACCAGCGAGTCGGCCAAGGTGCTGTCGGAGTTTCACCTCTCCCTGTCCCGGATCCGCTTCCGGCCGCGCTTCGCCTTCTACTGCGACGGGGAGCACGTCCCCCTGCGGGACGCCTGCGGGCGTACCGCCACGGCGATGGTGACCCCCTACCCGCCGGGGATCCCGCTCCTGGTGCCGGGGCAGGTGATCACCGAGGCTATCGTGAACGCCCTGCAGGTCTACCGGGAGTTCGGCGTGGAGATCCACGGGGTCCGGGAGGGCATGATCAAGGTGGCGACCCGGGCGGAGGAAGACGAGCTCGTTCGCCGGGGTTACGAACTGACGGACCTTTGA
- a CDS encoding polysaccharide biosynthesis protein: MMTLRQVMTPTPWKRRFGFLAGDLVLIAGAFTLSFLLRFDFHLPPDFSFFASRWLPLFALVQVVLLRRFGLYRCAWSYVGLKEMAGLLTAAALWTAVFFAVVQGAQWTATLRVPPRSVVLLHGVFSALLIAAYRIARRVWREVLRERHSGQRALIIGAGPTGERLARELLRDPDSVFHPVAFVDDDPVKDQAFIHGVPVAGTLAEIPSVVKAFDVEAAVMAITSAKHTLVQGLWDTLTACGVRTLKVVPPIARLPEQSVSVRDLHDLNIEDLLYREPVETDATAIRGFLAGKRVLVTGAAGSIGSEITRQLLRHGPAAVIVFDVDETGVYDRLAELNRLRPPELAVHPFVGDVRKPRSVDAVFRAHRPQVVFHAAAYKHVPMMEAFPEEALETNAGGTHTLGRAALVHGVERFVNISTDKAVNPTSVMGASKRLAEAVCSTLNALDGTRFVSVRFGNVLASRGSVVPLFLDQIRRGGPVTVTHPEMSRYFMTIPEAVNLVFQAAAMGAGGEVFVLDMGEPVKILKLAEDLIRLNGMEPREDIPIAFTGLRPGEKLFEELLTAEEGTVSTSHAKVFVARQPSRFSGAELEAMLREMADAVAGGAEAIRAFLAKNVPFYRGGGGAG, from the coding sequence ATGATGACGCTTCGGCAGGTGATGACGCCGACGCCGTGGAAGCGGCGCTTCGGTTTCCTGGCGGGGGACCTCGTCCTCATCGCCGGGGCGTTCACCCTGAGCTTCCTGCTGCGCTTCGACTTCCACCTCCCGCCCGACTTCAGCTTCTTCGCTTCCCGGTGGCTGCCCCTCTTCGCCCTGGTCCAGGTGGTGCTGCTGCGGCGCTTCGGGCTCTACCGCTGCGCCTGGTCCTACGTGGGCCTCAAGGAGATGGCGGGCCTGCTGACGGCGGCGGCGCTGTGGACCGCCGTCTTCTTCGCGGTGGTCCAGGGGGCCCAGTGGACGGCCACCCTCCGCGTCCCCCCCCGCAGCGTGGTGCTGCTCCACGGGGTCTTCTCCGCGCTGCTCATCGCCGCCTACCGCATCGCCCGGCGGGTGTGGCGGGAGGTGCTCAGGGAGCGGCACTCCGGCCAGCGGGCGCTGATCATCGGCGCCGGCCCCACGGGGGAGCGCCTGGCGCGGGAGCTGCTCCGGGACCCCGACAGCGTCTTCCACCCCGTGGCCTTCGTGGACGACGACCCCGTCAAGGACCAGGCCTTCATCCACGGGGTCCCCGTGGCCGGAACCCTGGCGGAGATCCCCTCGGTGGTGAAGGCCTTCGACGTGGAGGCGGCCGTCATGGCCATCACCTCCGCCAAGCACACCCTCGTGCAGGGGCTGTGGGACACCCTCACCGCCTGCGGGGTGCGCACCCTCAAGGTGGTCCCCCCCATCGCGCGGCTCCCCGAGCAGTCGGTGTCGGTCCGGGACCTCCACGACCTCAACATCGAGGACCTGCTCTACCGGGAGCCGGTGGAGACCGACGCGACGGCCATCCGGGGCTTCCTGGCCGGCAAGCGGGTGCTGGTGACGGGGGCGGCGGGGTCCATCGGCTCGGAGATCACCCGGCAACTGCTGCGCCACGGGCCCGCGGCGGTGATCGTCTTCGACGTGGACGAGACGGGGGTCTACGACCGGCTGGCGGAGCTGAACCGCCTGCGCCCCCCCGAGCTCGCCGTCCACCCCTTCGTGGGGGACGTGCGGAAGCCCCGCTCGGTGGACGCCGTCTTCCGCGCCCACCGGCCCCAGGTGGTGTTCCACGCCGCGGCCTACAAGCACGTTCCCATGATGGAGGCCTTCCCCGAGGAGGCGCTGGAGACCAACGCCGGGGGGACCCACACCCTGGGCCGCGCCGCGCTGGTGCACGGGGTGGAGCGCTTCGTGAACATCTCCACCGACAAGGCGGTGAACCCCACCTCGGTGATGGGGGCCTCCAAGCGCCTCGCCGAGGCGGTCTGCAGCACCCTCAACGCCCTGGACGGGACCCGCTTCGTCTCGGTGCGCTTCGGCAACGTCTTAGCCAGCCGGGGCAGCGTGGTGCCCCTCTTCCTCGACCAGATCCGGCGCGGGGGGCCGGTCACCGTCACCCACCCCGAGATGTCCCGCTACTTCATGACCATCCCCGAGGCGGTGAACCTGGTCTTCCAGGCGGCGGCCATGGGGGCGGGCGGGGAAGTCTTCGTCCTGGACATGGGGGAGCCGGTGAAGATCCTCAAGCTGGCGGAGGACCTGATCCGCCTCAACGGCATGGAGCCGAGGGAGGACATCCCCATCGCCTTCACCGGCCTGCGGCCCGGCGAGAAGCTCTTCGAGGAACTCCTCACCGCCGAGGAGGGGACCGTCTCCACCAGCCACGCCAAGGTCTTCGTGGCGCGCCAGCCGTCCCGCTTCTCCGGGGCGGAACTGGAGGCGATGCTGCGCGAGATGGCCGACGCCGTGGCCGGGGGGGCCGAGGCGATCCGGGCGTTTCTGGCGAAGAACGTGCCGTTCTATCGGGGGGGGGGAGGGGCAGGCTGA
- a CDS encoding VanZ family protein: MIPFALRHPRILYALTLAWWGAMLLGTSLPGSAAPKLPLGDKLVHFTAYAGMGLLAALSLRVQRRAPRLAARPYRATLLAAGAYALLDELHQLMIPRRSFEAWDLLADVLGAAAGILIARVLAERGRAPAE, translated from the coding sequence ATGATCCCCTTCGCCCTGCGCCACCCCCGGATCCTGTACGCCCTGACCCTCGCCTGGTGGGGGGCGATGCTCTTGGGGACCAGCCTGCCCGGGAGCGCGGCGCCGAAGCTGCCCTTGGGCGACAAGCTCGTGCACTTCACCGCCTACGCCGGGATGGGCCTGCTGGCGGCGCTGAGCCTGCGCGTGCAGCGGCGCGCGCCCCGGCTGGCGGCCCGGCCGTACCGGGCGACCCTCCTGGCGGCGGGGGCGTACGCTCTGCTGGACGAGCTGCACCAGCTGATGATCCCCCGGCGCTCCTTCGAGGCATGGGACCTGCTCGCCGACGTCCTGGGGGCGGCCGCGGGGATTCTGATCGCCCGGGTGCTGGCGGAACGGGGGAGGGCCCCGGCGGAATGA
- a CDS encoding DNA-binding protein gives MPLLLFLDANVLFTAAHNPSGKAALLVELGVRGHWKVMTSALAVHEARRNLGIKYTGSLPRLDALLPALRIVASDSGSACPLDLPEKDRSIFLSALRFKATHLLTGDLRHFGPLINDPAKTCGVTVMTVAEFLKA, from the coding sequence ATGCCCCTCCTTCTTTTTCTGGACGCCAACGTGCTCTTCACGGCGGCGCACAATCCGTCGGGGAAAGCGGCCCTACTGGTAGAACTCGGGGTCCGGGGGCACTGGAAGGTCATGACGTCCGCCCTGGCCGTCCACGAAGCGCGCCGGAACCTGGGCATCAAGTACACCGGCAGCCTGCCCCGGCTTGACGCGCTTCTCCCGGCCCTGAGGATCGTTGCCTCCGATTCCGGTTCAGCCTGCCCTCTTGATCTCCCCGAGAAGGACAGGTCGATTTTCCTCTCAGCCCTCCGGTTCAAGGCGACGCACCTGTTGACCGGCGACCTGCGGCATTTCGGGCCGTTGATCAACGACCCGGCGAAGACCTGCGGGGTGACGGTCATGACGGTGGCGGAATTCTTGAAGGCGTGA
- a CDS encoding AbrB/MazE/SpoVT family DNA-binding domain-containing protein — protein sequence MRESIAVSARGQITLPAGMRRRLGIEAGGVLIAEEDDGKIILRPAATLEIETYSDSDIERWNAEDRLDDAERQSILQRLVK from the coding sequence ATGCGCGAGAGCATCGCCGTGTCGGCACGGGGGCAGATCACCCTGCCGGCCGGAATGCGCCGGCGGTTGGGCATCGAGGCAGGCGGCGTCCTGATCGCCGAGGAGGACGACGGAAAGATCATCCTCCGGCCGGCGGCGACCCTGGAGATCGAGACCTACAGCGACTCCGACATCGAGCGCTGGAACGCCGAAGACCGTCTCGACGACGCCGAGCGCCAGTCCATTCTGCAGCGCCTCGTGAAATAG
- a CDS encoding GDP-L-fucose synthase codes for MKVFVAGHRGLVGAALCRRLAADGHGRVLTRTRAELDLRRQADTEAFFAAERPDVVFLAAGRVGGILPNSTRPADFIADNLAIALNVIEAAHRSGVAKLLNLGSSCIYPRLAPQPIREADFLSGPLEPTNQAYAVAKIAAIQLCASFNAQHGTRFLSLMPTNLYGPGDNYDLETAHVLPALIRKFTLAAGLAAGDADGVLRDLERRPPDAWASLTPAERGFRAAESLLAAFGVTAERVTLWGTGTPRREFLHVDDLARACVTVVDRFEPADTGLFLNVGTGEDHTIRELAERVREAAGFNGEIAFDASKPDGMPRKLLDVSRIRALGWAPRVPLEAGIRRTVAAYREEVAGCRP; via the coding sequence TTGAAGGTTTTCGTCGCGGGGCACCGGGGCCTGGTGGGCGCGGCGCTCTGCCGGCGGCTGGCGGCGGACGGCCACGGACGCGTGCTCACCCGGACGAGGGCCGAACTCGACCTCCGCCGCCAGGCGGACACGGAGGCCTTCTTTGCCGCCGAGCGCCCCGACGTGGTGTTCCTCGCCGCCGGACGGGTGGGGGGCATCCTCCCCAACAGCACCCGCCCGGCGGACTTCATCGCCGACAACCTGGCCATCGCCCTCAACGTCATCGAGGCAGCCCATCGCTCGGGGGTCGCCAAGCTCCTCAACCTGGGCTCGTCGTGCATCTACCCCCGCCTGGCGCCCCAGCCCATCCGGGAGGCCGACTTCCTCTCGGGCCCCCTGGAGCCCACCAACCAGGCCTACGCCGTGGCCAAGATCGCCGCCATCCAGCTCTGCGCCAGCTTCAACGCCCAGCACGGCACCCGCTTCCTCTCCCTGATGCCCACCAACCTCTACGGGCCCGGCGACAACTACGACCTGGAGACGGCCCACGTCCTGCCGGCGCTCATCCGGAAGTTCACGCTGGCGGCCGGCCTCGCGGCGGGCGACGCGGACGGGGTCCTCCGCGACCTGGAGCGCCGGCCGCCGGACGCGTGGGCGTCGCTCACCCCGGCCGAGCGGGGCTTCAGGGCGGCGGAATCCCTCCTGGCCGCCTTCGGGGTCACGGCGGAGCGCGTGACCCTCTGGGGGACCGGGACCCCGCGACGGGAGTTCCTCCACGTGGACGACCTGGCCCGGGCCTGCGTGACGGTGGTGGACCGCTTCGAGCCCGCCGACACCGGGCTGTTCCTGAACGTGGGGACGGGGGAGGACCACACCATCCGCGAACTGGCGGAACGGGTGCGGGAAGCGGCGGGGTTCAACGGGGAGATCGCCTTCGACGCGTCCAAACCCGACGGCATGCCCCGCAAACTCCTGGACGTGTCGCGGATCCGCGCCCTGGGCTGGGCCCCCCGGGTCCCCCTCGAGGCGGGTATCCGGCGGACCGTGGCGGCGTACCGGGAGGAGGTTGCAGGCTGCAGGCCGTAG
- the gmd gene encoding GDP-mannose 4,6-dehydratase: MKKTALITGVTGQDGSYLAELLLSKGYEVHGIKRRSSSFNSQRVDHLYKDPKSYPTGFYFHYGDLSDAATLIRIVREIKPDEIYNLAAQSHVKVSFEKPEYTGDVDALGVLRLLEAIRLLKLEGTTRFYQASSSELFGKAAEVPQTERTPFHPRSPYAVAKAYGYWITVNYREAYGLFACNGILFNHESPRRGETFVTRKITRGAARIVLGLHDRLWMGNLDARRDWGHAKDYVRAMWMMLQHHTPDDFVIATGVTRSVRDFIAAVFGALGMTLRWEGAGVEEKGYIDTFDPAAWARFLTEMGPAEAEHRPQVKPGDWVVGVHPDYFRPSEVDVLQGDPAKAKAAFGWEPEISFEGLVSDMIHTDLRDALRDIHLRSGGFDVHTPRE; this comes from the coding sequence ATGAAGAAGACGGCGTTGATCACGGGCGTGACGGGGCAGGACGGGAGCTACCTGGCGGAGCTGCTCCTGTCGAAGGGGTACGAGGTGCACGGCATCAAGCGGCGCTCCTCCTCCTTCAACTCCCAGCGGGTGGACCACCTCTACAAGGACCCCAAGTCCTACCCGACCGGCTTCTACTTCCACTACGGGGACCTCTCCGACGCCGCCACCCTCATCCGCATCGTCCGCGAGATCAAGCCCGACGAGATCTACAACCTGGCGGCCCAGAGCCACGTGAAGGTCTCCTTCGAGAAGCCCGAGTACACCGGCGACGTGGACGCCCTGGGCGTGCTGCGGCTCCTGGAGGCCATCCGGCTCCTGAAGCTGGAGGGGACGACGCGCTTTTACCAGGCCTCGTCCAGCGAACTGTTCGGCAAGGCGGCGGAGGTCCCCCAGACGGAGCGGACCCCCTTCCACCCCCGCAGCCCCTACGCCGTGGCCAAGGCCTACGGCTACTGGATCACCGTGAACTACCGCGAGGCCTACGGGCTCTTCGCGTGCAACGGGATCCTCTTCAACCACGAGTCCCCCCGGCGGGGCGAGACCTTCGTGACCCGGAAGATCACCCGGGGGGCCGCACGGATCGTCCTGGGCCTCCACGACCGCCTCTGGATGGGCAACCTGGACGCCCGGCGCGACTGGGGCCACGCGAAGGACTACGTCCGGGCCATGTGGATGATGCTCCAGCACCACACCCCCGACGACTTCGTCATCGCCACGGGCGTGACCCGCTCGGTGCGGGACTTCATCGCGGCCGTCTTCGGGGCCCTGGGGATGACCCTGCGGTGGGAAGGCGCCGGCGTCGAGGAGAAGGGCTACATCGACACCTTCGACCCCGCCGCCTGGGCGCGCTTCCTCACGGAGATGGGCCCGGCGGAAGCCGAACACCGGCCGCAGGTGAAGCCCGGCGACTGGGTGGTGGGGGTCCACCCCGACTACTTCCGCCCCTCCGAGGTGGACGTCCTCCAGGGGGACCCCGCCAAGGCGAAGGCGGCCTTCGGCTGGGAACCGGAGATTTCCTTCGAGGGGCTGGTGTCGGACATGATCCACACGGACCTGCGCGACGCCCTGCGGGACATCCACCTGAGGAGCGGCGGGTTCGACGTGCACACGCCGAGGGAGTAG
- a CDS encoding RsmE family RNA methyltransferase, with protein sequence MTGPARHVPRVWVPAGAPGGEVSLRPEDAAHLSRTLRLAPGAAVEGFDGEGRLYRGVLASLSPAGGRLRVTAVAGAPPPAGPRVSAGLAVVRLELMDLAVRMAVELGCERFVPLLAGRTSLREAEAQARRRLERWERIALESLKQCRRLHRMTLAPPLPARAWFAASTADLRWFFHPGDPVPGGEPRPGRPPATGGTVRTLDLAVGPEGGWTEAEAAEARAAGFAALHPWPHVLRAETALVAALSLALARPPEGGGDPA encoded by the coding sequence GTGACGGGGCCCGCCCGGCACGTCCCCCGCGTCTGGGTCCCCGCCGGCGCCCCCGGCGGGGAGGTGAGCCTGCGCCCCGAGGACGCCGCCCACCTGTCCCGAACCCTGCGGCTCGCGCCCGGCGCGGCGGTGGAGGGCTTCGACGGGGAGGGCCGGCTGTACCGGGGCGTCCTGGCCTCCCTCTCCCCCGCGGGCGGGCGCCTGCGGGTCACCGCCGTCGCGGGCGCGCCGCCCCCGGCGGGGCCCCGGGTGAGCGCCGGCCTGGCCGTCGTCCGCCTGGAACTCATGGACCTGGCGGTGCGGATGGCCGTGGAACTGGGGTGTGAGCGCTTCGTCCCCCTGCTGGCGGGGCGCACCTCCCTCCGGGAGGCGGAGGCGCAGGCCCGGCGGCGGCTCGAGCGCTGGGAGCGGATCGCCCTGGAGAGCCTCAAGCAGTGCCGCCGCCTTCACCGCATGACCCTCGCCCCGCCGCTTCCGGCCCGGGCGTGGTTCGCCGCCTCCACGGCGGACCTCCGCTGGTTCTTCCACCCCGGCGATCCGGTGCCCGGGGGCGAGCCGCGGCCGGGGCGCCCGCCGGCGACGGGGGGGACGGTCCGGACCCTCGACCTGGCGGTCGGCCCCGAGGGGGGGTGGACGGAAGCCGAAGCCGCGGAAGCCCGGGCGGCCGGGTTCGCGGCCCTCCACCCCTGGCCCCACGTCCTCCGCGCCGAGACCGCCCTCGTGGCCGCCCTGTCCCTCGCCCTCGCCCGCCCTCCCGAAGGGGGGGGCGACCCCGCGTGA
- a CDS encoding NADH-quinone oxidoreductase subunit H, with translation MMEWAILAAKVAVVFGAVLNLAALLTWMERKQSALMQDRIGANRATVLGFRCMGLFHIIADSLKMFLKEDFTPAFGHRFFHLVAPFVSAFCALGAFACIPFGDVLRLGDRVIDLQVVNTDAAVLFVLALLSFGIYGVFLAGWSSRSKYAVLGSLRGAAQMLSYEVVLGLSLVGPLMVYGTLNLQEVARAQGGLLLGFLPSWGIFLQPVAFLVFLTAGVAESKRTPFDLPEGESEIIGYFVEYSSMRFGMFFLTDFIEVILVGALATHFFLGGWQLPWLGREGFAFPWGGGLALAPGLVTLLQVFAYGFKVFFCCWLQLAVRWTLPRFRYDQLMDLCWKFLLPVSLVNIMVTGFLLTR, from the coding sequence ATGATGGAATGGGCGATCCTGGCGGCCAAGGTGGCGGTGGTCTTCGGCGCCGTGCTGAACCTGGCGGCCCTCCTCACCTGGATGGAGCGCAAGCAGAGCGCCCTCATGCAGGACCGCATCGGCGCCAACCGGGCCACGGTCCTGGGCTTCCGCTGCATGGGGCTCTTTCACATCATCGCCGACTCCCTGAAGATGTTCCTCAAGGAAGACTTCACCCCCGCCTTCGGCCACCGCTTCTTCCACCTCGTCGCGCCCTTCGTCTCGGCCTTCTGCGCCCTGGGGGCCTTCGCCTGCATCCCTTTCGGCGACGTCCTGCGGCTGGGCGACCGCGTGATCGACCTGCAGGTGGTGAACACCGACGCGGCGGTCCTCTTCGTCCTGGCCCTGCTGTCCTTCGGCATCTACGGGGTGTTCCTGGCGGGGTGGAGCTCCCGGAGCAAGTACGCGGTCCTGGGGTCGCTGCGCGGCGCCGCCCAGATGCTCTCCTACGAGGTGGTCCTCGGCCTGTCGCTGGTGGGCCCGCTCATGGTCTACGGCACCCTCAACCTCCAGGAGGTCGCCCGGGCCCAGGGGGGGCTGCTGCTGGGCTTCCTCCCGTCCTGGGGGATCTTCCTCCAGCCGGTGGCCTTCCTGGTCTTCCTCACGGCGGGGGTGGCGGAGAGCAAGCGGACCCCCTTCGACCTGCCGGAGGGGGAGTCGGAGATCATCGGCTACTTCGTCGAGTACAGCAGCATGCGCTTCGGGATGTTCTTCCTCACGGACTTCATCGAGGTGATCCTGGTGGGCGCCCTGGCCACCCACTTCTTCCTGGGCGGCTGGCAGCTGCCCTGGCTGGGGCGGGAGGGCTTCGCCTTCCCGTGGGGCGGCGGCCTCGCCCTCGCCCCCGGGCTGGTCACGCTCCTGCAGGTCTTCGCCTACGGCTTCAAGGTTTTCTTCTGCTGCTGGCTCCAGCTGGCGGTCCGCTGGACCCTCCCCCGCTTCCGCTACGACCAGCTCATGGACCTGTGCTGGAAGTTCCTCCTCCCCGTCTCCCTGGTCAACATCATGGTGACGGGCTTCCTCCTCACCCGCTGA
- a CDS encoding aldose 1-epimerase family protein, with the protein MLNIHNDFLSASVSTLGAELQSLRSARTGLEYLWDGDPRWWKGRAPILFPVVGKLERDRFRHGGEEYTLPQHGFARERAFEVLRAGPERVVLRLTSDPESLRAWPFPFTLTVSYALEGPALRQTFRVENPVEQELRFSLGLHPGFRCPLAPGERWEDYRVSFELPETLERHKLAGGLRTGKTEPFLDGGREFPLERGLFASGAVVLNGVRSRWVRLHNPATGNGVACSVLGFPWLGFWTKGDGAFLCIEPWHGVADRVDHDGSLDTKEGLRRLGPGEVFEGVFAVRPLEEAAGVQTGG; encoded by the coding sequence ATGCTGAACATCCACAATGACTTCCTTTCCGCCTCCGTTTCCACGCTCGGGGCGGAGCTGCAGTCCCTGCGCTCGGCCCGGACCGGCCTCGAGTACCTGTGGGACGGCGACCCGCGCTGGTGGAAGGGCCGCGCCCCGATCCTGTTCCCGGTGGTGGGGAAACTGGAGCGGGACCGGTTCCGTCACGGCGGGGAGGAGTACACGCTTCCCCAGCACGGCTTCGCCCGCGAGCGCGCCTTCGAGGTGCTCCGGGCGGGGCCCGAACGCGTCGTGCTCCGCCTGACGTCGGACCCCGAGAGCCTGCGGGCCTGGCCCTTCCCCTTCACCCTGACGGTGTCGTACGCCCTCGAGGGCCCTGCGCTCCGGCAGACGTTCCGGGTGGAAAACCCCGTGGAGCAGGAACTGCGCTTCTCGCTGGGCCTGCACCCCGGGTTCCGCTGCCCCCTGGCGCCCGGCGAGCGCTGGGAGGACTACCGGGTGAGCTTCGAGCTGCCCGAGACCCTGGAGCGCCACAAGCTGGCCGGGGGCCTGCGGACGGGGAAAACGGAACCCTTCCTGGACGGCGGGCGCGAATTCCCCCTGGAGCGCGGCCTCTTTGCTTCAGGGGCCGTGGTGCTCAACGGGGTGCGCTCGCGCTGGGTGCGGCTGCACAACCCCGCCACGGGGAACGGGGTGGCGTGCAGCGTCCTCGGTTTCCCCTGGCTCGGCTTCTGGACCAAGGGGGACGGGGCCTTCCTGTGCATCGAGCCCTGGCACGGCGTCGCCGACCGGGTCGACCACGACGGCAGCCTGGACACGAAGGAAGGTCTCCGGCGGCTGGGGCCGGGCGAGGTGTTCGAGGGCGTCTTCGCCGTCCGGCCGCTGGAGGAGGCGGCAGGGGTTCAGACGGGGGGCTGA